ACCCGAAGGATGACTCGGGCCCTTGAAAAAGTGATTAAACCCAATCTCGTAGAGCAGTGCAGAAGAGGCGTACGTTGAAATGTGACCACCGACCCCAGACTCTTGTGCCCTGTGAACCATGACTGCAGCATTCCACCTCACAAACCCGAGAAATTCCGTTTCTAATCGCTCGTCTCCAGGGAAATTCGACTTCCCCGTGATTGTATTTACATAGTCAGTTACAAGACCCCTTGGTAGCCAGATACAAGCCGACTCGTCTTTGTTTGACGCATTACTCGTATCATGTTTGCTAGGTAAAATCCCGGTGCCTGGTTTTGTGGGTCCCCATAAGTCGCAATTGCGCGGGACACCCTTTTCTTTTGCAACTTCTAACAGTTTGGAGAGAATCTCCCCGGCGCGTTCATTTCCCGAGGCATGGATCAAGGCATCAAGGGAATCAAGCCACTCCTGCGTTTCAGCGTCAAACGCCTCACGATCGCTTGTTGGCTCAAATCCGCTTCTTGCAGGTGGCATAGTGTCTCGCTAAAACTCTACCAGGGTATAATTGTTGTGCGCCGCAGGCGGAGTCTGTATTCTGGGCTTCTCTGGCGTGGATTTTGGGAGGGATCGTGTCTAACCAGGTTTTACCTAAAGGAAGTTTCGCCCCGGACTTCGAGCTTGTTGATCAAAACGGAGCGACAGTTGTTCTTTCTGAAGTTGCTGCTAAGAAGGATGTTGTTCTGTTCTTTTTCCCGCTTGCGTTCAGCGGGATTTGCACTGATGAGCTCATTCAAGTACGTGACAGTCTAGATTCTTTCAAGTCGTTTGAGGTTTTTGCCCTTTCCGTTGACTCTAAGTTTACGCTCAGGGCGTATTCTGAGTCGCAGGGGTTTTCCTTCGCGCTGCTCAGTGATTTTTGGCCCCATGGGGGAGTTGCGAAGCAGTTCGGTGCTTTCCTTGAAGATGTGGGCGTAGCCTCGAGAAGTACCTTTATCGTGGGAAAAGATCTGAAGATAAAGGCTTCGTTTTTTTCAGGCATTCACGAACCTAGAGATTTTTCTGAGATAAGGGCTGCCCTGGCTTCCTAGGGCGGGCCTTGCGCCTCCTGGGCGTATTTTCTGGATGCGTGGTGTGTATCTGCTTCATCGTGATTGGGCCTTTAGCTCAGCTGGCTAGAGCGCCACGTTTACACCGTGGAGGTCATCGGTTCGAGTCCGGTAGGGCCCACTTTTCTTGTGGAGTGTGAAATTGGCCCGCTCTTTGGATGTATTGTGTGCCACCTTTGAGAGCATGTGGCCGTCTTCTGATGCCTGCGAGTGGGATAATGTCGGCTTGCTATGCGGCTTTCCTGGTCTCAGTGTTGAGCGTGTTCATTTCGTTGTCGATGTTACATCTGCAACTATAAACGAGGCAATAAAAGCAGGGGCAGACTTGCTGGTATCCCACCATCCACTGATATTCAAGCCGATTAAGAAGCTAACTTGTGACACTTACGAGAGCTTTCTTCTTTCGCAACTTATTGAATCTAAGTGTGCATTATTTTCTGTGCATACAAATGCTGATATTGCCCCTGACGGTCTTGCACAGCATTGGTCTCATCTCATTGGACTTCGTAATGTGAAACCTGTGAGATATTGCCCCGAATCCCCTTCCGTTGACTCTACAGAGACGCAATACGGCTTTGGAAGAATTGGCGATCTTGCTGAGCCGGTGAGCCTTTATGACTTTGCAAAAGACTTAAAGGCATTTTTGCCAGAGACCGTGGGGGGCATAATGGTTGCGGGAGATGAAGCCAAGGAGATACACAGTGCTGCAGTAGTTCCCGGTGCGGGTGATGATTTCTTGGATCTTGTACTTGATTTACCTGCAGATGTGTATGTAACATCCGATTTGCGACATCATCCGGCCGTTGGGTTCAGGGAAAAGGGTATTCTTATCCGGAAAAACACAGCTCTTATTTGTGTTTCACATTGGGCTTCCGAATGGCTCTGGCTTGGATATGCCGCGGAGTTGATAAAGAAACGTTTTCCGGATTTGTCGATTGAAGTAAGTTCTCTTAGGACTGATCCGTGGGATTTTCGTGTCTAGTTTTTATACAGAAAAGCACAGGAATCTATTATCTGATTTACAAACACTTGATACAGAGATTCAGCGCTGTCATGATGCAGAGTTATCGCGTAATAGGCGTCTTGATACACTTAGCGCAGCTTTGCGTGCCGCAAATGGGACCTTGCTTGCCTTAACTGTTGGCTCAGAGAAAGCTAATGCTCTTTATGAAAAGTATAAGAGCGATCTTGCAAGTGCAATGCAAAGAAAAACACGTGTGAATAACCTGCTTCTTTCAGCTAAAAAACCAAAAGAATTACACAGTTTACAGAAGGAGGTGACAGGGTTAGATCGCAGATTAACCGGATATGCTGACAGGCTAAGCGCAGCAGATGAGGCAAGGTCTGCTTATATGAGTCGCTTGCAGCAAATTAATTCCAGAATTGTTGAAATAAAGGATGAAATGCGCAGACTCAAAGACCAGAATGATCAGCGGGATGCTGCATCCGACATGTTACTAGAAAAGCGACAGGACATTGTAGGCGCTATACCGGACGAGCTTTTGCAGATGTATAACAAGCGGAAAGATGGCCTGGGGTATGCTGTTGCAACTATAGAAAACGATACATGCACGGGGTGCTGTCTTACTTTAAACTGCTCAGATATTCAAAGATGGCAGAGTGCTGGGGGCAAGAAGCCTTTCTTTTGCCCTTACTGTGATTGTTTTCTTATTTGATAGACTCTATCCGGAGGGCTTGCGGGCGGTCGCGGTGTCTATTGGTACCGAGGAACGTCCGGGCTCCGTAGAGCAAGGCGGTGGGTAACGCCCACCCGGGGTGACCCGAGAGCTGAGTGCCACAGAAAATAACCGCCGTTACGGTAAGGGTGAAAAGGTGGTGTAAGAGACCACCAGGGATTGGGGTGACCCAATCTGCTGGGTAAACCTCGCCTGGAGCAAGATCAAGCAGGGAACTTAGGCTGCTCGTTTAGTTCCCGGGTAGATCGCTAGAGCCTGTTGGCAACAACAGGTCAAGATGGATGGCCGCCTCGTTGGTTTTTAATCCAACGAACAGAACCCGGCGTATAGCAAGCCCTCGTTCATGGTCAAGGTTTTATTGCTCTAGCATTCAATACTGCAGGATGGTGTCCGCCTATGGCGTAATGTATATTCACATATATTTTTCTAGTTAGTTCTAAGTTAGATAGTGTTTTGGTACCTATGACAGGGTGAGTATTTCCGCCCCATTTTGCGTAACAACAATTGTGTGCTCGAACTGTGCGGAAGGTAAAAGATCTTTTGTAACTGCAGTCCACCCATCTTCCCACATATTCCAATGCCTTGTACCGAGGTTCAGCATGGGCTCTATGGTAAATATCATTCCGGGCTTAAGAATGCGATCATAATACGGTGTTGCATCATAGTGGGGTATAACAAGTCCAGTATGGAATGCCCTTCCAACACCGTGGCCTGTGAATTCTCTTACCACACCGTAGTTAAAGCGCTTTGCAAGCCGCTCTATTGTAAGCCCTATTACATTGACCCTTCTCCCGGGTGCAACCGCCTTTATTGCCACATGCAGGGCTTCTTCTGTATTTTTCACGAGATTTTTGGTTGCTTCAGGAGCATTTCCGATGATAAATGTCCTGTTTGTATCACCGTGCATTCCCTCAAAAAATGCTGTTACATCTACATTCACAATGTC
The sequence above is a segment of the Tropheryma whipplei str. Twist genome. Coding sequences within it:
- a CDS encoding peroxiredoxin; protein product: MSNQVLPKGSFAPDFELVDQNGATVVLSEVAAKKDVVLFFFPLAFSGICTDELIQVRDSLDSFKSFEVFALSVDSKFTLRAYSESQGFSFALLSDFWPHGGVAKQFGAFLEDVGVASRSTFIVGKDLKIKASFFSGIHEPRDFSEIRAALAS
- a CDS encoding Nif3-like dinuclear metal center hexameric protein; translated protein: MKLARSLDVLCATFESMWPSSDACEWDNVGLLCGFPGLSVERVHFVVDVTSATINEAIKAGADLLVSHHPLIFKPIKKLTCDTYESFLLSQLIESKCALFSVHTNADIAPDGLAQHWSHLIGLRNVKPVRYCPESPSVDSTETQYGFGRIGDLAEPVSLYDFAKDLKAFLPETVGGIMVAGDEAKEIHSAAVVPGAGDDFLDLVLDLPADVYVTSDLRHHPAVGFREKGILIRKNTALICVSHWASEWLWLGYAAELIKKRFPDLSIEVSSLRTDPWDFRV
- a CDS encoding zinc ribbon domain-containing protein, which gives rise to MSSFYTEKHRNLLSDLQTLDTEIQRCHDAELSRNRRLDTLSAALRAANGTLLALTVGSEKANALYEKYKSDLASAMQRKTRVNNLLLSAKKPKELHSLQKEVTGLDRRLTGYADRLSAADEARSAYMSRLQQINSRIVEIKDEMRRLKDQNDQRDAASDMLLEKRQDIVGAIPDELLQMYNKRKDGLGYAVATIENDTCTGCCLTLNCSDIQRWQSAGGKKPFFCPYCDCFLI
- the map gene encoding type I methionyl aminopeptidase gives rise to the protein MTPKNAYGHLVPGDISAARWVDPKIARPNYVGKKRVPRYTGSDIYNKDEIERVRAAGSIASQTLDYLAEHIRAGITTDELDRLAHEFITSKGAYPSPLGYQGFPKSICTSINEVICHGIPDNTVLEDCDIVNVDVTAFFEGMHGDTNRTFIIGNAPEATKNLVKNTEEALHVAIKAVAPGRRVNVIGLTIERLAKRFNYGVVREFTGHGVGRAFHTGLVIPHYDATPYYDRILKPGMIFTIEPMLNLGTRHWNMWEDGWTAVTKDLLPSAQFEHTIVVTQNGAEILTLS